In Uranotaenia lowii strain MFRU-FL chromosome 2, ASM2978415v1, whole genome shotgun sequence, one genomic interval encodes:
- the LOC129744629 gene encoding 28S ribosomal protein S27, mitochondrial — protein sequence MYRHILLRPVTSLRSFQIISRNFLSEAFSCREAWQSRLSTPTLAKLNQETLYYDLEQRFQQKQKISAIDIDIYANKLEDDSHIEEVADLMHKFRLTEEASNVLDSTQHAIVRNYVEHSHYSELIEILNNRIGYGIFLDDYTANLSLDRLITTNEFKWAARFATLLALQEDFENPITRTLATYACYRYVKGGQIEPFDDLIPAPVEEPEEGQKKKKKEEIKVRVKFLRNPFFDDHFDLTDSKALLGKTLYVLGLNSEGIVANNCHLLGSILHGKFEQSLKFIEANKGKEISQEIVTSAKGYLEQVEQKDSVEYTKLVEAFDNMQSTMKISNDNFEKILLDAINKAVSENESKQINQQKQIYSDWCTLRQQRLDDELTRLQRAKRIQDLEKIARDMEQDEQKLWFFENEDKIDLQIDSKKVFHPKRWFGKKKKPRTVDEGYVPPEVRQRQGLN from the exons ATGTATAGACACATTTTACTGCGACCGGTAACGTCTCTGCGATCGTTTCAGATTATTAGCCGGAATTTCCTGTCCGAGGCATTCAGTTGTCGAGAAGCATGGCAATCGAGACTGTCTACACCGACTTTGGCCAAATTGAATCAGGAGACCTTGTATTACGATCTGGAGCAAAGGTTTCAACAGAAACAGAAAATATCGGCAATCGATATCGACATCTACGCCAACAAGCTGGAAGATGATTCCCACATCGAGGAAGTGGCCGATTTGATGCATAAGTTCCGGCTCACAGAGGAAGCTTCGAATGTGTTGGACTCGACCCAACATGCCATTGTTCGAAACTACGTCGAACACAGTCACTATTCAGAGTTGATTGAGATACTGAATAATCGGATCGGATATGGCATTTTCCTCGATGACTACACGGCCAATTTGTCACTAGATCGATTGATTACGACCAATGAGTTCAAATGGGCTGCCCGATTCGCTACGCTGCTAGCCCTGCAGGAAGACTTCGAGAACCCGATTACTAGAACATTGGCAACCTATGCCTGTTACCGATACGTGAAGGGTGGACAAATAGAACCTTTTGACGATTTAATCCCAGCTCCAGTGGAAGAACCCGAAGAGggtcagaaaaagaaaaagaaggaGGAAATCAAGGTCCGCGTCAAGTTTTTGAGGAATCCATTTTTTGATGATCACTTTGATCTCACGGATTCCAAGGCATTGCTTGGTAAAACACTATACGTACTCGGCCTAAACAGCGAAGGTATTGTTGCGAATAATTGCCACTTGTTGGGATCgattttgcatggtaaatttgAGCAATCGTTGAAATTTATTGAGGCAAACAAAGGAAAGGAAATCAGCCAAGAAATTGTCACCTCGGCTAAGGGTTATTTGGAACAAGTTGAACAGAAAGATTCGGTTGAGTATACAAAGCTGGTGGAAGCTTTTGATAACATGCAGAGTACAATGAAGATAAGCAACGataatttcgagaaaatacTATTGGACGCTATAAACAAAGCTGTCTCCGAAAATGAGTCTAAACAAATCAACCAACAAAAGCAG ATCTATTCCGATTGGTGCACCCTGAGGCAACAACGATTGGACGACGAACTGACTCGGTTACAACGCGCGAAACGTATTCAAGATTTGGAAAAGATAGCCCGCGATATGGAGCAAGACGAACAGAAGTTGTGGTTCTTCGAGAACGAAGATAAGATTGACCTacaaatcgatagcaaaaaagTATTCCACCCTAAGCGCTGGTTCGGCAAGAAAAAGAAACCACGAACGGTTGACGAAGGTTACGTTCCTCCTGAGGTACGCCAGCGACAGGGTCTTAATTGA
- the LOC129746769 gene encoding N(4)-(Beta-N-acetylglucosaminyl)-L-asparaginase produces MRSNNVSRQGSHYHSISSSLFSMMASAKRFIVYSSTFLLLFGSIPSSYQLVPLVINTWAFTNSTIRAHQSLTIGQFGAIDALVEGCSVCEREQCDGTVGYGGSPDENGETTLDAMIMDGRTMNIGAVAAMRDIKHAIAVARHVLQNTKHTMLVGERATEFAVQMGFTRESLQTEHSKAMWDEWKNNHCQPNFWLNVIPSPSMSCGPYEPISANTIQQTFVTSNDLDSSEQPQFGQYNHDTIGMIVIDAEGHVVAGTSTNGARNKIPGRVGDSPIPGAGAYADGSVGAAAATGDGDVMMRFLPSLIAVEGMRQGLSPQLAGEAALARITKHYPDFVGGIVVADRYGKYGAACHGMNEFPYSVIEGSDPAAGVAVRKVPCRSKRN; encoded by the exons ATGCGAAGCAATAATGTGTCTCGGCAGGGCAGCCACTATCATTCCATTTCGTCTTCATTGTTCAGTATGATGGCATCTGCTAAGCGGTTTATTGTGTACTCGAGTACGTTCTTACTGCTGTTCGGTTCGATCCCAAGCAGTTATCAGCTGGTTCCACTTGTGATAAATACCTGGGCGTTTACAAATTCCACTATTAGAG CACATCAATCACTAACCATCGGTCAGTTCGGCGCAATCGATGCGTTAGTCGAGGGATGCAGTGTATGTGAAAGAGAACAGTGTGATGGAACGGTTGGATACGGAGGAAGTCCCGACGAGAACGGGGAAACGACGCTGGACGCCATGATTATGGACGGCAGAACGATGAACATTGGGGCCGTAGCTGCGATGAGAGACATTAAACACGCTATCGCTGTGGCCCGGCATGTCCTGCAGAACACCAAGCACACGATGTTGGTTGGTGAGCGGGCCACCGAATTCGCGGTCCAGATGGGTTTCACCAGAGAATCGCTGCAAACGGAACATTCCAAGGCGATGTGGGATGAGTGGAAGAATAACCATTGTCAGCCGAACTTTTGGTTG AACGTCATACCATCTCCATCGATGTCTTGTGGCCCCTATGAACCCATCTCAGCAAATACAATTCAGCAAACATTCGTTACCTCAAACGATTTGGATAGCTCAGAGCAGCCCCAGTTCGGTCAATATAACCACGACACGATCGGAATGATAGTGATCGATGCTGAGGGTCACGTAGTTGCCGGAACATCAACGAACGGCGCGCGTAACAAGATACCGGGTCGTGTTGGCGATTCTCCGATACCGGGAGCGGGGGCTTACGCTGATGGAAGCGTAGGAGCGGCCGCTGCCACTGGCGATGGGGATGTTATGATGCGCTTTCTGCCCTCGCTGATAGCCGTTGAGGGAATGCGTCAAGGGCTGAGCCCACAGTTAGCAGGAGAAGCGGCATTGGCGCGCATCACCAAACATTATCCTGATTTCGTGGGCGGTATTGTGGTGGCCGATCGGTATGGCAAATACGGAGCGGCCTGTCACGGCATGAACGAGTTCCCGTACTCGGTCATCGAAGGGAGCGATCCGGCGGCGGGTGTTGCCGTTAGAAAGGTGCCATGCAGAAGCAAACGAAATTGA
- the LOC129746777 gene encoding 60S ribosomal protein L39 — MSAHKTFRIKQKLAKKLKQNRPIPQWIRMRTGNTIRYNAKRRHWRRTKLKL, encoded by the exons ATG TCGGCCCACAAGACTTTCCGTATTAAGCAGAAGCTGGCTAAAAAGCtaaaacaaaacagaccaaTCCCACAGTGGATCAGAATGCGAACCGGTAACACGATTCG TTACAACGCCAAGCGCCGTCACTGGAGACGTACCAAGCTAAAGCTGTAA
- the LOC129748463 gene encoding putative helicase MOV-10, whose protein sequence is MEEVRLYSGGTKRFYSLMLSQFATSPRSLIEGDYLELTYTRPNKSIKTVAGVIAQISPNMLLFETEEPLKNDIKWRIKFSPNRIPIRMEYQALELVAKQKLSRFFFPSDTPGRSSGRTDSINNFEWFNKNMISNAEQQIAVRNIVNRTSGSTPYILFGPPGTGKTSTLVEAIAQIWKLKPNIFILVTATSNFACNELAERLLQILPKEAVFRFFSKRAERMMGDMSYGLIECSNLNTGSYRLPSAKEIYETRIVISTLTSAGKLVQAKIKPGHFGYVFIDECGSATEGSALVPIAGIITTDQQILGTIVLSGDPLQLGPVTRSEFAADMGLNVSMLERLMNLQVYRKNSSTGAHDNRFITKLLKNYRSHTAILNFSNEKFYQNELEACASEENTHWALDWPELPSLKFPIIFESTMGRLARDKISTSYYNKKEIDMVTFYLQKIISCGINDRPIQQTDIGIVSPYRKQCLELKQMCQQRGWNDIQVGSVESFQGREKAIMILTTVRSGTSGVGFLNNVKRLNVALTRAKALLIVIGNPETLQQDVNWYEFIRYCHKQGAIRGVKFNFTDEPHAIQEATKVDSWKPQQNLDLDLVVKNIETINL, encoded by the exons ATGGAAGAAGTTCGGCTTTATTCAGGCGGTACAAAACGTTTTTACAGTCTTATG cTTTCTCAATTTGCTACGTCTCCACGGTCTTTGATCGAAGGGGACTACCTGGAGCTGACTTATACACGGCCAAACAAATCGATCAAAACTGTCGCCGGAGTGATTGCGCAAATAAGTCCCAACATGTTGTTGTTCGAAACAGAAGAACCACTCAAAAACGACATTAAATGGCGAATCAAATTTAGCCCGAATCGAATTCCCATCCGGATGGAATACCAGGCCCTGGAACTTGTCGCAAAGCAGAAGCTGAGTCGATTTTTCTTTCCCTCTGATACCCCAGGACGCAGCAGTGGCAGGACTGACAGCAT TAACAATTTTGAGTggttcaacaaaaacatgatcTCGAACGCGGAACAGCAGATTGCGGTTCGAAATATTGTTAACCGAACATCTGGTTCGACACCATACATTCTTTTTGGTCCTCCTGGAACTGGGAAAACATCCACCCTTGTCGAAGCAATCGCTCAGATCTGGAAACTGAAACCAAACATTTTCATACTCGTTACGGCTACTTCAAATTTTGCTTGCAATGAATTGGCCGAGCGTTTGCTGCAAATCCTTCCTAAAGAAGCGGTATTTCGCTTTTTCTCCAAACGGGCGGAGCGAATGATGGGCGATATGTCTTACGGCCTGATAGAGTGCTCGAATTTAAACACCGGATCGTATCGACTGCCTTCGGCGAAAGAAATCTATGAAACCCGGATTGTAATTAGTACACTTACCTCTGCAGGAAAGTTGGTTCAAGCAAAGATCAAACCAGGACATTTTGGCTATGTTTTCATTGATGAATGTGGAAGTGCGACCGAAGGTTCAGCGCTAGTGCCAATAGCTGGCATCATAACGACGGATCAACAAATTTTGGGAACAATCGTTCTTTCTGGTGATCCACTGCAGTTGGGACCGGTTACGCGCTCTGAATTCGCCGCTGACATGGGTTTGAATGTTTCCATGTTGGAGCGTCTTATGAATTTACAGGTTTACAGAAAGAATTCGTCAACCGGTGCTCACGACAATCGTTTCATCACAAAGCTTCTCAAGAATTATCGGTCTCACACTGCTATActaaatttttctaatgaaaaattctatcaaaatgaaCTTGAAGCTTGTGCATCCGAGGAAAACACTCATTGGGCCCTTGACTGGCCTGAACTACCATCACTGAAGTTCCCTATAATTTTTGAATCCACTATGGGAAGATTAGCTCGCGACAAAATTTCCACAAGTTATTACAATAAAAAGGAAATCGATATGGTTACATTTTATCTCCAGAAAATCATATCCTGTGGCATCAACGACAGACCTATTCAGCAGACGGACATTGGAATTGTGAGTCCTTATCGTAAACAATGCTTGGAATTGAAACAAATGTGCCAACAACGTGGTTGGAACGATATACAGGTGGGATCGGTGGAGTCTTTCCAAGGACGGGAAAAAGCAATCATGATTCTCACTACGGTTCGCTCCGGTACCTCGGGAGTTGGCTTCCTGAACAACGTCAAACGACTAAATGTTGCCCTCACACGTGCCAAAGCACTTCTTATTGTAATTGGAAATCCAGAAACATTGCAGCAGGATGTCAATTGGTACGAGTTTATCCGGTACTGTCACAAGCAAGGAGCAATTAGAggagtaaaatttaatttcactgATGAACCGCATGCTATACAGGAAGCTACCAAGGTTGATTCTTGGAAACCTCAACAAAACCTCGACTTAGATTTGGTGGTTAAGAATattgaaacaataaatttgtAA
- the LOC129744628 gene encoding coiled-coil domain-containing protein 22 homolog, translated as MDEIDNIIFHSLKQIECNLDEEITGLTDLDPSLLVKVVSKCISLIEPSLDPPKKLPPGMAQRFTVTASLAEACRSVGYRRDIGYQTFLYPNVTEVRRMLMFLIERLPKETSGSGTASGEPLDGTSKQEQRILANLQNQLHAPWMPEFCRLGAMENTSSGTSETGGMSSQAQIAFRRFLPRKVTVPFVTQSDVVSEIKEFWARMPLDGLDKDSLVPSMIAANDGALKSSTSSIDEVDRQSVGQAMRSSKLLAFHAESAGEDSMRLRSPIEDPSLGNSPLKSNESKPVYISKSPLETLQEEIEVIRIEIDREAQQNVELEDNHKQLEETLQLYLEETKKLKDEKRLKERTHILLEDPEVNLKKLESIIAAGGDRMRKLQDQWDTHRIPLVETLEAHRVKNSDKFSKSQQVQNQIDATRQKCEEVVSDLQSKSALHARLQQEFEKLNKTVSRNAYTSRILEIIGNIRKQKTDIDNILQDTRTLQKDINNITGQLDRQFTVTDDLIFRNAKRDEHSKRAYKLLVTLHSDCAELIGLVQETGSIKREIRDIEDQIENEKSRNTAANLEQITRDLAEMQQESERLEATLKNLERH; from the exons ATGGACGAAATAGATAACATCATATTTCATTCGCTAAAACAAATTGAGTG TAACCTGGATGAAGAGATAACAGGTTTGACCGATTTGGATCCCTCATTATTGGTGAAAGTGGTATCGAAATGCATCTCGTTAATCGAGCCGAGTTTGGATCCACCGAAAAAATTGCCACCTGGGATGGCACAAAGGTTTACCGTAACAGCCAGCTTGGCCGAAGCATGTCGGTCCGTTGGCTACAGACGAGACATTGGTTATCAAACCTTTCTCTATCCGAATGTAACGGAAGTGCGCCGGATGTTGATGTTCCTTATTGAGCGGCTACCAAAAGAAACGAGCGGGTCGGGAACCGCTTCTGGTGAACCACTGGATGGTACTAGTAAGCAAGAGCAGCGTATTCTGGCCAATTTGCAAAACCAGCTGCATGCTCCTTGGATGCCGGAATTTTGCAGATTAGGAGCAATGGAAAACACATCGAGTGGTACCAGTGAGACAGGCGGAATGTCCTCTCAAGCTCAGATTGCTTTCCGCCGTTTTCTACCGAGGAAAGTGACTGTCCCATTTGTAACGCAGAGTGATGTAGTTTCTG AAATCAAAGAATTTTGGGCGCGAATGCCATTGGATGGACTAGACAAAGACAGTTTAGTGCCGTCGATGATTGCCGCGAACGATGGAGCCCTCAAGTCTAGTACAAGCAGCATCGATGAAGTTGATCGTCAATCTGTTGGTCAGGCAATGCGTTCTAGCAAATTGTTAGCCTTTCATGCCGAATCTGCAGGAGAAGATAGTATGAGACTACGGTCACCGATTGAAGATCCGTCACTTGGAAATAGTcctttaaaatcaaatgaatcCAAGCCTGTCTATATCAGCAAATCTCCTCTGGAAACCCTTCAAGAAGAAATCGAAGTTATTAGGATCGAAATCGATCGGGAAGCTCAGCAAAATGTTGAACTGGAGGATAACCATAAGCAGCTGGAAGAAACTTTGCAACTCTATCttgaagaaacgaaaaaactgaaAGATGAAAAACGTTTAAAAGAACGAACTCACATTCTGCTCGAAGATCCCGAagttaatttgaaaaagttagagtcAATTATAGCCGCGGGTGGCGATCGAATGCGAAAACTGCAGGATCAGTGGGACACGCATCGGATTCCGCTAGTCGAAACATTGGAAGCTCATCGGGTTAAAAATAGTGATAAATTT tctaaATCTCAACAAGTTCAAAACCAAATTGATGCCACACGACAAAAATGCGAAGAAGTCGTGTCAGATCTTCAGTCAAAAAGCGCCCTCCACGCGCGACTTCAACAAGAGtttgaaaaacttaacaaaacaGTTAGCCGAAACGCGTACACTAGTCGAATATTGGAAATTATTGGCAACATTCGTAAACAGAAAACTGATATAGATAACATTCTGCAAGATACGCGAACACTGCAAAAAGACATCAACAACATTACTGGCCAGCTGGACCGCCAGTTTACGGTGACCGATGATTTGATTTTTCGCAACGCCAAACGCGACGAACATTCCAAGCGAGCTTACAAACTGTTGGTCACACTGCACTCCGACTGTGCGGAATTGATTGGTTTGGTTCAGGAAACTGGTTCCATTAAGCGGGAAATTCGCGACATAGAGGATCAAATTGAGAACGAAAAGAGCCGAAATACGGCAGCTAATTTGGAACAGATTACCCGAGATTTGGCTGAAATGCAACAGGAAAGCGAACGACTGGAAGCCactttaaaaaatctagaacGCCATTAG